From the genome of Sandaracinaceae bacterium, one region includes:
- a CDS encoding endonuclease/exonuclease/phosphatase family protein, with the protein MAPSETAAPPTPSALPRWNALAWLAVLTLLAFTATRAAFGDERWLLLVWGAYTPFVLLPAYATLAYGLARAQRALTLLSLGLVALHLVRVVPQIALRAPSDARPRSALRVATVNGNGWNERPELTLLPLERQAPDLVCLQELSPAWADGLRDEGFLDEYPHQHLVVREGVWGMGLLSRYPLHDVRAHDLNEAPAIEAGLTHEGRTLRVLCVHPAPPAGDLLPSHLDALRQILAWTEAHREVSAVVLGDLNSTPYSRFSDAMRAYVSDAWELAGARGFGHTWPNNGMLYPPARLDHIYVTPSLGVAHAELGLPGLSDHAPLVADIVLRDAHQP; encoded by the coding sequence ATGGCACCCTCGGAGACCGCCGCACCGCCGACGCCGAGCGCCCTCCCGCGATGGAACGCGCTCGCCTGGTTGGCGGTGCTGACGCTGCTCGCCTTCACCGCCACACGCGCCGCGTTCGGCGACGAGCGCTGGCTGCTCCTCGTCTGGGGCGCGTACACGCCGTTCGTGCTGCTGCCGGCCTACGCGACGCTGGCCTACGGTCTGGCGCGCGCGCAACGCGCGCTCACGCTGCTGTCGCTCGGTCTCGTTGCCCTGCACCTCGTGCGGGTGGTTCCGCAGATCGCGCTCCGCGCTCCCTCGGACGCTCGGCCGCGGTCCGCGCTGCGCGTCGCGACGGTGAACGGCAACGGGTGGAACGAACGCCCGGAGCTCACGCTGCTGCCGCTGGAGCGCCAAGCCCCGGACCTCGTCTGCCTGCAGGAGCTCTCGCCCGCCTGGGCCGACGGGCTGCGGGACGAGGGCTTCCTCGACGAATACCCGCATCAGCACCTGGTGGTGCGCGAGGGAGTATGGGGCATGGGCCTGCTGTCGCGCTATCCGCTCCACGACGTGCGCGCCCACGATCTCAACGAGGCGCCCGCCATCGAGGCGGGTCTCACGCACGAGGGGCGCACACTGCGCGTGCTGTGCGTGCACCCGGCGCCCCCCGCCGGGGACCTCCTTCCGTCGCACCTGGATGCGCTGCGGCAGATCCTCGCGTGGACCGAAGCGCACCGAGAAGTGTCCGCGGTGGTCCTGGGCGACCTCAACAGCACGCCGTACAGCCGCTTCTCGGATGCCATGCGGGCGTACGTGAGCGACGCGTGGGAGTTGGCCGGTGCGCGTGGGTTCGGGCACACGTGGCCGAACAACGGCATGCTGTATCCGCCCGCGCGGCTGGACCACATCTACGTGACGCCCTCGCTCGGGGTTGCCCACGCCGAGCTGGGGCTCCCTGGTCTGTCGGACCACGCGCCCCTGGTGGCGGACATCGTGCTGCGCGACGCGCACCAACCGTAG
- the gspN gene encoding type II secretion system protein GspN, protein MGPRARKALRFMGYSTFFWTFFWLFAYLTFPYERVRDRIVQEVEFPKDARGNRRPSGYQLEILELEPSWFTGVEARGVRVIRPGEGEEPTVDVVFEEVNARISLLSLLSGTVAVTFDARLAGGAIEGELEYGDESSLVLNVVEPVRLGGVSIIRAFLGLPLGGTLSGNIDVTLPEDISAASGHVDLRTEGLTIGDGQAKLRLPGMPNGITLERINAGRMTIRLAIEGGVATVQRLRSRGEDAELDGEGSINLMQPLRQSRLDLLVRLKILDAYRQQSDRARAMISLLDSVPTLARARTSDGALQYRLGGSMGGGIRSSAAGSTRMNIAPDDEDDRPPATVPTRPAETAAPARPAPTPPPTPAAPAPPTPPTPTDPAPAAPPTPTAAPTAAPAPAPSDGADGVHDEGDDEDPPPGADAEEEAP, encoded by the coding sequence ATGGGGCCGCGAGCTCGCAAGGCGCTGCGCTTCATGGGCTACTCGACGTTCTTCTGGACGTTCTTCTGGCTCTTCGCGTACCTCACGTTCCCCTACGAGCGCGTGCGCGACCGCATCGTGCAGGAGGTGGAGTTCCCGAAGGACGCGCGGGGCAACCGGCGGCCCAGCGGGTACCAGCTGGAGATCCTGGAGCTCGAACCGTCGTGGTTCACCGGAGTCGAGGCGCGCGGCGTGCGCGTGATCAGGCCAGGTGAAGGCGAGGAGCCCACGGTCGACGTCGTCTTCGAAGAGGTCAACGCGCGCATCTCGCTGTTGTCGCTGCTTTCGGGGACGGTCGCGGTCACCTTCGACGCTCGGCTCGCGGGCGGCGCCATCGAGGGCGAGCTCGAGTACGGCGACGAGAGCTCCCTCGTGCTGAACGTCGTCGAGCCCGTGCGCCTGGGGGGCGTGTCCATCATCCGCGCGTTCTTGGGCCTCCCGCTGGGTGGCACGCTCTCCGGCAACATCGACGTCACGCTCCCGGAGGACATCAGCGCGGCGTCGGGGCACGTTGACCTGCGCACGGAGGGCCTCACCATCGGCGACGGGCAGGCCAAGCTGCGGCTCCCGGGGATGCCCAACGGCATCACCCTCGAGCGCATCAACGCCGGGCGCATGACCATCCGACTCGCCATCGAGGGCGGCGTCGCGACGGTGCAGCGGCTGCGGTCTCGGGGCGAAGACGCCGAGCTGGACGGCGAAGGCAGCATCAACTTGATGCAGCCCCTGCGTCAGTCGCGGCTGGACCTGCTCGTGCGCCTGAAGATCCTCGACGCCTATCGCCAGCAATCGGATCGCGCGAGGGCGATGATCAGCCTGCTCGACTCGGTGCCGACGCTCGCGCGCGCCCGTACGTCCGACGGGGCCCTTCAGTACCGACTGGGCGGCTCCATGGGGGGTGGCATCCGCAGCAGCGCGGCGGGCAGCACGCGCATGAACATCGCGCCAGACGACGAGGACGACAGGCCGCCTGCGACGGTACCGACGAGGCCCGCCGAAACAGCCGCTCCGGCCCGCCCCGCGCCGACACCTCCACCGACGCCCGCAGCGCCAGCGCCACCCACTCCGCCGACCCCCACGGATCCCGCGCCAGCCGCTCCGCCGACCCCCACGGCGGCACCCACGGCAGCGCCGGCGCCAGCGCCGAGCGACGGTGCCGACGGTGTGCACGACGAAGGTGATGACGAAGACCCCCCGCCGGGAGCGGACGCGGAAGAGGAGGCCCCATGA
- a CDS encoding serine/threonine protein kinase, translating to MNPHDPSLLDTVHDDTLGRLVDGRYRVQHVLGQGGLGRVYAAMDERLGRQVAIKVLLAEHAETPSLRARFEREARALSALSHPNIVTITDFGLDGERAFVVMELLAGHDLAQLLQRERPDIGRALFLMRGVLSALAYAHALHIVHRDLKPSNVMVRVLPDGSEHVAVLDFGLAKFLDEDKVDAAITTAGAMVGTPAYMSPEQACGVPADARSDVFSAGLLLYEMLVGQAPFAECSGPELLRKRLVEPSPPLSVAAPHLGEQPELQRLLDRALAAEVDHRFDDAREMLQALDALPLDLLRYSGASISGAAALPPSSAAFPSGPGAGPVAVMPVASAVPSWERSTSTGRSVALTSSTEGAAVVSSGSSVRLFVGLAALAGGGLLTLGALALWYFGSQADDVPATVAPPPIVAAEEPVVAAEEQPAALPPARDPWRPRRRLDEQMQSVYSRLERGSQPSRRSLGRLAAYASNHPTDPRPRLLLARAFEAQDWLRDALSELERALAMDPSVRGDPHVLRILLRILESPTYHDGAANLIRTYFGEEARPALRSAIVAASRPEVAERLRAFEATL from the coding sequence ATGAACCCACACGACCCGAGCCTGCTCGATACCGTGCACGACGACACGTTGGGTCGCCTCGTGGATGGCCGCTATCGGGTGCAGCACGTGCTCGGGCAGGGGGGGCTCGGGCGGGTGTACGCCGCCATGGACGAGCGCCTGGGGCGGCAGGTGGCCATCAAGGTGCTCTTGGCGGAGCACGCGGAGACGCCTTCCCTGCGGGCGCGCTTCGAGAGGGAGGCGCGCGCGCTCTCAGCGCTGTCGCACCCCAACATCGTCACCATCACCGACTTCGGCTTGGATGGCGAGCGGGCGTTCGTCGTGATGGAGCTGCTGGCGGGTCATGACCTCGCCCAGCTGCTGCAGCGTGAGCGGCCGGACATCGGTCGCGCCCTATTCCTGATGCGCGGGGTGCTCTCCGCGCTGGCTTACGCCCATGCCCTGCACATCGTGCACCGCGACCTCAAGCCATCCAACGTGATGGTGCGCGTACTCCCCGACGGTAGCGAACACGTCGCTGTGCTCGACTTCGGGCTCGCCAAGTTCTTGGACGAGGACAAGGTGGACGCCGCCATCACCACGGCTGGCGCGATGGTGGGCACGCCGGCCTACATGTCGCCCGAGCAAGCGTGCGGTGTCCCGGCGGACGCTCGCAGTGACGTCTTCAGCGCCGGGCTGTTGCTGTACGAGATGCTGGTGGGGCAGGCCCCCTTCGCCGAGTGCTCGGGGCCCGAGCTGCTGCGCAAGCGCCTGGTCGAGCCCTCGCCGCCGTTGTCGGTGGCCGCGCCGCATCTGGGTGAGCAGCCCGAGCTGCAACGCTTGCTGGATCGGGCCCTGGCAGCCGAGGTGGACCACCGGTTCGACGATGCGCGTGAGATGCTGCAGGCCTTGGATGCATTGCCCTTGGACTTGCTGCGGTACAGCGGCGCGTCCATCAGCGGGGCGGCCGCGCTTCCTCCATCCTCGGCAGCGTTCCCGTCGGGTCCGGGTGCTGGGCCCGTGGCGGTGATGCCCGTGGCGAGCGCTGTGCCATCGTGGGAGCGGAGCACGTCCACGGGGCGTAGCGTGGCGCTCACGTCGAGCACCGAGGGCGCCGCCGTCGTGTCCTCGGGTTCCAGCGTCCGCTTGTTCGTTGGGTTGGCCGCGCTCGCTGGCGGGGGCCTGCTGACGCTCGGCGCACTGGCGCTGTGGTACTTCGGGTCGCAGGCCGACGACGTTCCTGCCACCGTCGCGCCTCCGCCCATCGTCGCCGCCGAGGAGCCCGTCGTCGCTGCCGAGGAGCAGCCCGCGGCGCTGCCACCGGCCCGTGATCCGTGGCGCCCCCGCCGCCGCTTGGACGAGCAGATGCAGAGCGTCTACTCACGCCTCGAGCGTGGCTCGCAGCCGTCTCGTCGGTCGCTCGGCCGGCTCGCGGCCTACGCCAGCAACCACCCGACCGATCCGCGCCCCCGCCTGCTGCTGGCGCGCGCGTTCGAGGCCCAGGACTGGCTGAGGGATGCGTTGTCCGAGCTCGAGCGGGCGCTCGCCATGGACCCGAGCGTGCGCGGCGACCCGCACGTGCTCCGCATCCTGCTGCGAATCCTCGAGTCGCCCACCTACCACGACGGCGCGGCGAACCTCATCCGCACCTACTTCGGCGAGGAGGCCCGCCCGGCCTTGCGCAGCGCCATCGTCGCCGCGTCGCGCCCCGAGGTGGCCGAGCGCCTGCGCGCCTTCGAGGCAACGCTCTAG
- a CDS encoding alkaline phosphatase family protein has product MVTPLMSTFRSPRLVLTRPCALSSARRSLAQWVALLLGGLAVAGCDGAAPLCSAADVSVSLPTSDALYWWAGDEAPRPTYVVTRTGDTACRLEASTDTAGVTATYDDAAGELQVELSPRTPAGLHHVQVSLAGADVSAELTLTLRHLPEPPRDASRHVVVLGVDGLRPDAIAPARTPTLDMLFAHGVGTFAAQTQLTGDTVSGPGWASILTGTEVERHGVTSNETAVMEGISRAVPTLLGSAFDAGLDTGLIVHWLQLPLLVESGPAAGFRFGDDPIVASTAVRYLTQPRDLLFLHFDDCDHAGHATGYGPENPDYIAAVEGVDANVATVIDGVLARPTYAEEAWMFVLVTDHGGEGTGHGARNPINRTIPLLFVRPGVTPATLDAASHMDVTPTVLRYLGIESSASYDGRVVTEALP; this is encoded by the coding sequence ATGGTGACGCCCTTGATGTCCACGTTCCGCTCTCCCCGCCTCGTCCTCACACGCCCATGCGCGCTCTCCTCGGCACGGCGCTCGCTCGCGCAATGGGTCGCGCTGCTGCTGGGGGGGCTCGCGGTCGCCGGGTGCGACGGGGCCGCGCCTCTCTGTTCCGCGGCCGACGTGTCCGTGAGCCTCCCGACGTCCGATGCGCTCTACTGGTGGGCGGGCGACGAAGCGCCGCGTCCCACGTACGTGGTCACGCGCACGGGCGACACCGCCTGTCGTCTCGAAGCGAGCACGGACACGGCGGGCGTCACGGCCACCTACGACGACGCAGCGGGGGAGTTGCAGGTGGAGCTCTCGCCGCGAACTCCTGCGGGGCTTCACCACGTGCAGGTCTCTCTCGCCGGGGCGGACGTGTCGGCCGAGCTGACGCTCACGCTGCGCCACCTGCCCGAGCCCCCACGGGACGCCAGCCGCCATGTGGTGGTGCTCGGCGTGGACGGCCTGCGCCCCGACGCCATCGCGCCCGCTCGGACGCCCACGTTGGACATGCTCTTCGCGCACGGGGTGGGCACCTTCGCGGCCCAGACGCAGCTCACGGGGGACACGGTGTCGGGTCCAGGCTGGGCGTCGATCCTCACGGGCACGGAGGTGGAACGCCACGGCGTGACGAGCAACGAGACGGCCGTCATGGAGGGCATCAGCCGCGCCGTCCCCACGCTGCTCGGGTCCGCGTTCGACGCGGGCCTCGACACGGGGCTGATCGTGCACTGGCTACAGCTGCCGCTGCTGGTGGAGAGCGGCCCCGCCGCGGGCTTCCGCTTCGGGGACGACCCCATCGTCGCGAGCACCGCGGTGCGCTACCTGACGCAGCCCCGCGACCTGTTGTTCCTGCACTTCGACGACTGCGACCACGCGGGGCACGCCACGGGCTACGGGCCCGAGAACCCGGACTACATCGCGGCCGTCGAGGGTGTGGACGCGAACGTGGCGACCGTCATCGACGGCGTCTTGGCCCGGCCCACCTACGCCGAGGAGGCGTGGATGTTCGTGCTCGTGACCGACCATGGCGGGGAGGGCACGGGGCACGGGGCGCGCAACCCCATCAACCGCACCATCCCGCTGCTGTTCGTGCGTCCGGGCGTGACGCCTGCGACGCTCGACGCAGCGAGCCACATGGACGTGACGCCCACCGTGCTGCGCTACCTCGGGATCGAGAGCAGCGCGTCGTACGATGGTCGGGTCGTGACGGAGGCGCTGCCGTAG
- a CDS encoding RNA polymerase factor sigma-32, translating to MRDVHRYKLLTPEQEHSLAVKYAEEGDLDAARELVTSNLRLVVKIAYDYRQAYKNLLDLVQEGNIGLMQAVKKYDPYKGVKLSSYAAWWIRAYMLRFILNNHRLVKVGTTQAQRKLFFNLKKEKARLSAMGIEPTPERIAERLNVPEHEVISMDRRLSAGEASLDAPVGAGDGRQVARVELVPGGGAGMDDVLAEQQLGDQLKGKIHEFGELLEGKEKRIFEERLLAEDPRTLQDLGTEFGVSRERVRQLEKRLLGKLREYLSAELGQAVIDVYEPA from the coding sequence ATGCGCGACGTACACCGCTACAAGCTGCTCACGCCGGAGCAAGAGCACTCGCTCGCCGTGAAGTACGCCGAAGAGGGCGACCTGGACGCCGCGCGCGAGCTGGTCACCAGCAACCTGCGGCTCGTGGTGAAGATCGCCTACGACTATCGCCAGGCTTACAAGAACCTCCTGGACCTCGTGCAGGAGGGCAACATCGGCCTCATGCAGGCGGTCAAGAAGTACGACCCTTACAAGGGGGTCAAGCTGTCGAGCTACGCCGCCTGGTGGATCCGCGCCTACATGCTGCGCTTCATCCTCAACAACCACCGGTTGGTGAAGGTCGGCACCACCCAGGCGCAGCGGAAGCTCTTCTTCAACCTCAAGAAGGAGAAGGCGCGACTCTCCGCCATGGGCATCGAGCCGACACCCGAGCGCATCGCCGAGCGCCTCAACGTGCCCGAGCACGAGGTGATCTCGATGGACCGACGGCTGAGCGCCGGCGAGGCGTCGCTGGACGCGCCCGTGGGCGCCGGCGACGGTCGCCAGGTGGCCCGCGTGGAGCTGGTTCCGGGTGGCGGCGCGGGCATGGACGACGTGCTGGCCGAGCAGCAGCTGGGAGACCAGCTGAAGGGCAAGATCCACGAGTTCGGTGAGCTGCTCGAGGGCAAGGAGAAGCGCATCTTCGAGGAGCGCCTGCTGGCCGAGGATCCGCGCACGCTGCAGGACCTGGGCACCGAGTTCGGCGTCAGCCGCGAGCGCGTGCGTCAGCTGGAGAAGCGCCTGCTCGGGAAGCTGCGTGAGTACCTCAGCGCGGAGCTGGGTCAGGCCGTCATCGACGTGTACGAGCCGGCCTGA
- a CDS encoding arsenate reductase family protein, with the protein MSKRRDTLLFFHHPTCSTCKQAARWLAEHDVAVAAHPIATTPPTASQIEDAITRSGLPLKRFFNTSGQSYRGGGWADKVDGLSLREASEALAADGMLIKRPLLIGHDVVLVGFKPDAYAAALG; encoded by the coding sequence ATGAGCAAGCGCCGCGACACGCTGCTGTTCTTCCACCACCCCACGTGCAGCACGTGCAAGCAGGCGGCGCGCTGGCTCGCAGAGCACGACGTCGCCGTCGCCGCGCACCCGATCGCGACGACCCCCCCAACGGCCTCTCAGATCGAAGACGCCATCACGCGCTCCGGGCTCCCGCTCAAGCGCTTCTTCAACACCAGCGGTCAGTCCTACCGGGGCGGCGGGTGGGCGGACAAGGTCGACGGGCTCTCGCTGCGTGAGGCCAGCGAGGCGCTCGCGGCCGACGGCATGCTCATCAAGCGCCCGCTGCTGATCGGGCACGACGTGGTGCTCGTGGGCTTCAAGCCCGACGCGTACGCCGCCGCGCTGGGCTGA
- a CDS encoding serine/threonine protein kinase, producing the protein MAVVPHTPSRGEIIDQAYRVEGGLGAGGVGAVLRATRLRDGCEVALKRLHLQHAADAEARARFEREARALNGLEHPHIIRMLDFGFDELGPYLVMELLEGRSLDRVLAESPIPPEQAVALARQVAAGLAAAHAEGVVHRDVKPENIFVVQPDSPHPLAKLLDFGLARFFDRDRWAEKESLTRDGAVLGTPLYMPAEQSLGQKADTRSDVYALGVVLFEMLAGAPPFDGADRLALVRAHAMSPLPPIDQHRRGLTLSPALHAVVERALAKDANQRYADAVTLHAALASVPHPAAWLR; encoded by the coding sequence ATGGCCGTCGTCCCCCACACCCCCTCGCGCGGCGAGATCATCGACCAGGCGTACCGCGTCGAGGGAGGCCTCGGCGCGGGCGGCGTGGGGGCCGTGCTCAGAGCTACGCGTCTGCGCGACGGCTGCGAGGTAGCGCTCAAGCGGCTGCACTTGCAGCACGCCGCGGATGCCGAGGCGCGGGCGCGCTTCGAGCGGGAGGCGCGGGCGCTGAACGGCCTCGAGCACCCCCACATCATCCGCATGCTGGACTTCGGCTTCGACGAGCTCGGGCCCTATCTGGTGATGGAGCTGCTCGAGGGGCGCTCGCTGGACCGTGTATTGGCCGAGAGTCCCATCCCCCCCGAGCAAGCCGTCGCCCTCGCCCGGCAGGTGGCCGCGGGGCTCGCTGCGGCGCACGCGGAGGGGGTCGTACACCGCGACGTCAAGCCCGAGAACATCTTCGTCGTCCAGCCCGACAGCCCGCACCCGCTCGCCAAGCTGCTGGACTTCGGTCTGGCGCGCTTCTTCGACCGAGACCGCTGGGCAGAGAAGGAGTCCCTCACACGTGACGGCGCCGTGCTGGGCACGCCGCTCTACATGCCGGCAGAGCAGAGCCTCGGACAGAAGGCCGACACGCGCTCCGACGTCTACGCGCTGGGGGTCGTCCTGTTCGAGATGTTGGCCGGCGCGCCCCCGTTCGACGGCGCTGACCGGCTCGCGTTGGTGCGTGCCCACGCCATGTCGCCGCTGCCGCCGATCGATCAGCACAGGCGCGGGCTCACGCTGAGCCCCGCGCTGCACGCCGTCGTGGAGCGAGCGCTGGCGAAAGACGCCAACCAACGCTACGCCGACGCCGTGACGCTCCACGCGGCGCTCGCGTCGGTCCCGCACCCCGCGGCATGGCTCCGGTGA
- a CDS encoding MBL fold metallo-hydrolase gives MSSLRDIGVRLHAHYIFNCYVVEDGGAGAPCVVDAGIPLNGRAALTSLRELGAGSEAVLTATHAHSDHVAGLPLLHEATAAGIWLPRKVQDYVQGEAPRSPGPRAMLQFVPVLFQQPLHWAALREALDTAKDAGFGVGEFRFDPPVRGYLRDGRELPGAPDWEVLETPGHTDCSTCLWNAKTRTLISGDTVVSVNGRAWFNPEYVDEAASACTEELLRQLPVEHLLPGHGLPVSGPRVMAEALSFRERPRGWSALSCFKPRASR, from the coding sequence ATGAGCAGCCTGCGCGACATCGGCGTGCGCCTCCACGCGCACTACATCTTCAACTGCTACGTCGTCGAGGATGGCGGGGCTGGCGCGCCGTGTGTGGTCGACGCCGGCATACCGCTCAACGGCCGCGCCGCGCTCACGTCGCTGCGCGAGCTCGGCGCGGGTTCGGAGGCGGTCCTCACGGCCACGCACGCCCACAGCGATCACGTCGCGGGTCTGCCGCTGCTCCACGAGGCGACCGCGGCCGGCATCTGGCTGCCCCGCAAGGTGCAGGACTACGTGCAGGGGGAGGCGCCCCGCAGCCCTGGTCCCCGGGCCATGCTGCAGTTCGTACCCGTCTTGTTCCAGCAGCCGTTGCATTGGGCAGCCCTGCGCGAGGCGCTCGACACCGCGAAGGACGCGGGCTTCGGGGTAGGGGAGTTCCGCTTCGACCCGCCCGTGCGCGGCTACCTGCGCGACGGGCGCGAGCTGCCTGGCGCGCCCGACTGGGAGGTGCTGGAGACGCCGGGACACACCGACTGCTCCACCTGCCTCTGGAACGCGAAGACGCGCACGCTCATCTCGGGGGACACGGTGGTCTCGGTCAACGGGCGCGCGTGGTTCAACCCGGAGTACGTCGACGAGGCCGCCTCGGCGTGCACCGAGGAGCTGCTCCGGCAGCTGCCCGTCGAGCACCTGCTTCCCGGTCACGGACTGCCCGTATCGGGACCCCGCGTCATGGCCGAGGCCCTCTCGTTCCGGGAACGTCCGCGGGGCTGGTCGGCGCTCTCGTGCTTCAAGCCGCGCGCGTCACGTTGA
- the rsmI gene encoding 16S rRNA (cytidine(1402)-2'-O)-methyltransferase, with product MAGLLSLVSTPIGNLDDITLRALRVLREADVILAEDTRRTGVLTAHHGIPTRLRSLHAHTADAQLDGIAAELAAGARMALVSDAGTPVVSDPGHALVARAIALGVRVEGIPGPSAVTTAVVVSGLPCDHFRFVGFLPRTGSKRAAALEGIVQDTAASVFFEAPSRVGKTLSELAALALPERRAAACRELTKLHEEVRRGTLSELAAYFEESARGEFTVVVEGAPRDAAPDSTDDLEARAAALLADGMSVKTVAKALAATTSLSRTAAYDLALRVARPDGKPDGEPDAAKDEP from the coding sequence ATGGCCGGCCTGCTCTCGCTCGTCTCGACCCCCATCGGGAACCTCGACGACATCACCCTGCGTGCTCTCCGGGTGCTGCGGGAAGCCGACGTCATCCTGGCCGAGGACACCCGCCGCACGGGGGTGCTGACGGCGCATCATGGCATCCCCACCCGGCTGCGCTCATTGCACGCGCACACGGCGGACGCGCAGCTGGACGGCATCGCCGCAGAGCTGGCCGCGGGGGCTCGCATGGCGCTGGTCTCGGACGCGGGCACGCCCGTGGTGAGCGACCCGGGTCACGCCCTGGTCGCGCGGGCCATCGCGCTCGGCGTCCGCGTCGAGGGCATCCCCGGGCCCAGCGCCGTCACCACCGCAGTGGTGGTGTCGGGCCTGCCGTGCGACCACTTTCGCTTCGTGGGCTTCCTGCCGCGCACGGGCAGCAAGCGGGCGGCGGCGCTCGAGGGCATCGTCCAGGACACGGCAGCCAGCGTGTTCTTCGAGGCCCCCTCGCGGGTGGGGAAGACGCTCTCGGAGCTGGCTGCGCTGGCCCTCCCCGAGCGCCGTGCCGCGGCCTGCCGCGAGCTGACCAAGCTGCACGAGGAGGTCCGCCGCGGCACCCTCTCGGAGCTGGCTGCGTACTTCGAGGAGAGCGCCCGCGGCGAGTTCACCGTGGTCGTGGAGGGCGCCCCGCGCGACGCCGCGCCCGACAGCACCGACGACCTCGAGGCGCGCGCGGCGGCGCTGCTGGCGGACGGAATGTCGGTCAAGACCGTGGCCAAGGCGCTGGCAGCGACCACGAGCCTGTCACGCACCGCAGCGTACGACCTGGCCCTGCGCGTGGCGCGCCCGGACGGCAAACCGGACGGCGAACCCGACGCAGCGAAGGACGAGCCCTGA
- a CDS encoding type II secretion system protein M — MAISDVLKPARDAYEDLTERERRLVALLGVVFVAIVVLLPIFFMTAAVSDMETENEELRAVMREIEQARPRLARIAAENEANNERYANRAPALGGYVEQRAQAYGLALREINDQPELALGNYMRRGVRVRIPDVGIDGVLQMLRDIDRSEYPVAVSRLQIDRYRDAGNFNVEVGVSAYDKQVHSPRAAAGDTEAN, encoded by the coding sequence GTGGCAATCAGTGACGTCTTGAAGCCAGCGCGAGACGCGTACGAGGACCTCACCGAGCGAGAGCGCCGCCTGGTCGCGCTGCTCGGCGTGGTGTTCGTCGCCATCGTGGTGTTGCTGCCCATCTTCTTCATGACGGCCGCCGTGTCGGACATGGAGACCGAGAACGAGGAGCTGCGCGCCGTGATGCGTGAGATCGAGCAGGCCCGACCGCGCCTGGCACGCATCGCGGCAGAGAACGAGGCCAACAACGAGCGCTACGCCAACCGGGCCCCTGCGCTGGGTGGCTACGTGGAGCAGCGCGCGCAGGCGTACGGCCTCGCCCTGCGCGAGATCAACGACCAGCCAGAGCTCGCGCTGGGGAACTACATGCGCCGCGGCGTGCGCGTGCGCATCCCGGACGTGGGCATCGACGGGGTGCTCCAGATGCTGCGGGACATCGACCGCAGCGAGTACCCGGTGGCCGTGTCCCGTTTGCAGATCGACCGCTACCGAGACGCGGGCAACTTCAACGTCGAGGTCGGGGTGAGCGCCTACGACAAGCAGGTCCACTCGCCCCGAGCGGCCGCTGGCGACACGGAGGCGAACTGA